In Spirosoma pollinicola, the genomic window AATAAGAAGTGCAAAATCGGGCCGGAACGACTGGCGGCTAATGGAATCGCTGACGGCCGATACATCGGTTGTATTTGTTGCCAGCAGTGCTGCCAGATGTCCGCCCGCCGATGAACCCATAGACCCAATCCGATCGGGCCTGATTCCCCATTTTTTGGCATTAGCGCGGATAAATCGTATCGCTCGCTGCGCATCTTGTAATGGCCCCAACTCCCGCTGCTTCAGGTCTGGCGAATTTGGTAGTCGATAATTGAGGACGAAGGCGCTTATCCCCATTGTGTTGAACCATTTAGCCAATTGCCAACCACTAATCACATAGGCCAACCGCTCGTAGCCACCACCCGGACAAATCACGACAGCCGCCCCTTTGTTCTCCTGCGCTGATGGGAAAAAGGCATACATTCCCGGCGTCCCAACCCGGTAAACCCGCTCATTGGCAATACTATCCTGTAGCGCCATACCTTTTGTATTCGGCATGTTACCGGCGGGCCAAAGCGGTATAAAGTCCTGTGCTGTAACGTAGTTCTCTGAGATTATCAGCAGGATAATGAGTAACCCAATGGTGCGCATACGTTCGAGAGAGGGTAAGATTGAAATCACTGGATTAACTAGATACTTTATTAGCTGAAACCTGATTCAGCCGCTTCCAACCTACTTTTCATACAATAACATTCCTGTATAATCAGTCCAATATGGCTTTTATAAAGCTTTGATTTAATCACTATAGATATAAAATTCTGTACTTTAGCAAGCAACTTTAAGCAATGCCTGTGTTACTATGGAGTATAAAACTCTTCCTGATGCTGTCTTATTGATTTACCTGAAACAAGGCGACGAATCCGCTTTTCAGGAAATCTATGTGCGTTACTGGAGGAAACTATTCACCATAGCAAGAAACAAGCTCCCATCAACCGATAGTCCCGAAGATATGGTTCAGGATTTATTTGTGAAACTATGGGAGCAGCGGCGAAACCTGCTTATCGAAAATTTGGGTGCTTATTTACACATGTCCCTCAAATATGCCATCATCAATCTATTTAAGGCGAGACTGGTGAGAGAAAAGTACGTGGAACATGCGCAAAGTTTTTTGCCAAATGAGCAATCGACAGAAGAGCAAATTGCCCTGAACGACTTGATGGCTACTATTGAACATCAACTGAACGATTTTCCGGAGAAGACCCGTCAGATTTTTCGACTAAACCGGTTGGAGTATAAGTCAGCGAAAGAAATTTCGGATCAACTGGGTATTCCCGAACGCACCGTCGAATATCATATCAACTTATCCCTCAAGTTACTTCGACCCTTACTACAGGATTACCTGGTATTGGCCATAGTATTTTATGTTTGCTAAAGCTTCGTTGAGCCATAAGAATTATTCTCCTGGCTGAAGGCTTTTTATTTCCTGCTTTAACCATAGTAAAATCCGAGATGTCATAAAAATCAGCCGGACCTCGGCGAGGATTTACTATAAGTCAACCTACCTGGTATTATTCCGCAACTCCACTGTAAAAAAATGTTATAACCTTTCGGCCATAGGAGGATCAATATAAAAAATATTGTATTATATGGAGAAATGTTTGCCTTAGTAGCGCTGGTAATATAAATATTTAACTATTTAATAAAATCATTTGCGGTCTATACGGGAGAAATATGTCGTGTATATGACGACTAACTCCATCAAGCATGAGCCGTAAGGAATTTGGGTTTCTTCTACAACAGTATCTGGACGGGAAATGCTCTGAAGATGAGCGGGCGTTTGTCGAACATTGGTACGGGATTGTGCAAAACAAAGACAGGGAGCCACTACAGGAAACGGATTTTCAGGCTCTGGAGCCTTTACTCTGGCAGCAGATTCAGAGTCGGACACAGTCGCCGAAGGTAATTCCGATGCCGGTTAGCAGCCCCCGTCGCCAGTTTTCTTATCCCTGGATGGCAGTTGCCGCTTCAATCGTACTGGTACTGCTGGCTGGCTGGTGGTTCTATCGTCAGCAAGGCGGATTGCTAACGTATGAGAATGAGATTTCGCAAGAGATTGATCATGCCGATTGGCAACAGCGGACAAACTCGTCGGACAAAGCCGAAGTGATTCAACTTTCTGATGGCAGTCAGGTCCGATTAGCGCCACAAAGCTCTATTCAATATCCTGCGAAATTTGCGGCTGATAAACGGGAAATTGCGCTAAAAGGGGAGGCCTTTTTCTCGGTTCAAAAAATGCCCACACGCCCTTTTTACGTGTACACTGGCACGGTTGTCACCAAAGTGTTAGGAACAAGTTTTTTAGTGAAAACGCAGGCGACTACAAAACAGGTTGTTGTTGAAGTGGCAACAGGTCGAGTGGCCGTTTACAAGCAAACGAAAGTTGCTGAAACCGCAACCGCAACGAATGCTATTGTGTTAAGCCCCAACCAGAAAGCGACCTATTCGCCCGAAAATCAGCAATTTGTGACGGGCCTTGTTGAACGCCCGCAAGTGATTTCGGCAGAAAAATCCGTTACGCAGCCTCGATCGTTTGAGTTTGATGATGTGCCGCTACGGCGGGTTATTGTTCAGCTGGAGGAAGCCTACGGCCTGACGATCAAACTTGAAAATGAGAATCAGAACGAATGTCCGCTCACCGCCGATCTATCTAACCTTTCATTGTATGCTCAATTAGATATGATTTGCGCAGCCACAAAATCCAGCTACACCGTGCAGGGAACAACTATTCTGATTAGTGGAAAAGGATGCGCTAATCTGTAAGTGTAAACGAACCTCGCTAACCCCCGAAGCCTATGTAAATTCACTACACCCCGCACAAAAAAAGAAGCTGATCATGTTTGCACCATAATCAGCTTCAGAATCTCCCCTCATGTAGCCTTGTGAGCTAGTCATTGCGGTATTGCACTGCCCAATGAACGAGGGACTTATTTGTCAAATCGTCCACTTAACAAACTCTCAAAGGTATGAAAATTTTTGATTCGGCTCTATTGAGCTGGTCATGCAGCCGGCGTATACCGATTTTTTTGCTGCTTATGAAACTATCCGTTATACAACTCTTTTTTTTCGTCACGTTTGTGGGCCTGTCATATGGCTTCGACGGTAACGCGCAGGAACTCCTGAATAAGTCTATCTCCCTGCATACTGAAGGCCAGCGGCTTCGGTATGTAATCGGGCAGATTGAGAAGCAGACGTCAGTGAAGTTCGTCTACAGTTCCAGAAACATCGGAGTCGACCGGCCCGTTACGATTCACCTGACTAACGTGAAGCTGAGCGATGCGCTGGAACAGCTGCTGAAACCGCTTAATCTAACTTATCAGCTTATTAATGGGCATATTGTTTTAGACAGTATCGTTCAGGATGCTGAATCAAAGGCAGAGGCAGCTTTACCCGAACCGGAAGCCGCTGACCAGGTAATTACCGGAACAATTAGCGACGAGAAAGAAGAAAAGCTGCCGGGCGTTAGCATCGTTATCAAAGGCACCACGCGGGGAACCACCAGCGACGCGAAAGGTCAATTTAAACTTACTGTTCCAACGGGTGAAGTCACGCTGACACTTTCGTTTGTTGGCTACAAAAGTCAGGATATCGCCGTGGGCAATCAATCGACGCTGACTATTAGTATGCAGCCCGACCAGAATTCGCTCAATGAGGTAGTTGTGGTTGGCTATGGGCAGGTTCAGAAGCGGGATTTGACCGGATCAGTCGTCTCAATCAAGGAAGCGCAGATTACGTCGACCCCGGTGGTGAATGCACTGGAAACCCTACAGGGAAAAGTAGCCGGTATGGACTTGACCCGGAGCAGTGGCGAAACGGGTGCCCCCCTCAATCTTACCATTCGTGGCAACCGGTCGCTCAATGACTCGAACCAGCCGCTGATTTTGGTCGACGGGATTCAGTATGGTTCGTATATCGATATCAACCCCAACGATATTGCCTCCGTTGACGTGTTGAAAGATGCGTCCTCAACCGCTATTTACGGGTCGAGAGGTGCCAATGGCGTAATCTTGATCACCACCAAAAGCGGGAAGGTCGGTAAGACCAAAGTAGAGTTTAATAACTACTACGGTATCAACGATCCGGTTGCCTATCAGCACGTTACCAATACTGATCAATACGTGGCAATGACGCGGGAGGCCTATCGGGCCGCTGGCCAGTGGAGCAGCCCTGCCGATGATGAGAAGATTTTCAATATTCAGATGGACAATATCCGCAAAGGTATTAATACCGATTGGGTTAGTTTAATGCTACGTAGTGGAAGTGTTCAGAATAACCACATTGCCATTTCGGGGGGTAACGAAAAAACGAAATTTCGCCTGTCGACGGAATATTTCAACGAGCGCGGCTTGCTTAAATATGATCAGCTTCGGCGCTTTGTTCAGCACCTTAACCTCGACCATCAGATCCTGAATAACCTGAAAGTTGGGATGGTTCTGAATTTCAATTCGTCAACTCAACAACGCCGGAACACGAGTTTCTGGAACCTTCAAAAAAACTCTTCACTGGGTATTCCCTACAATGAGGATGGCTCGATAAAAACCTATCCGTTTCCCGGTTCTCTGGTTTATAACCCCCTCCTCGACGAAAGTCCGGATAATTATTCCAACCTGACCACCAGCAGCCGGATTTTTATGCTCGGATTTGGTGAATGGTCGATCCTGAAAAACCTTTCGTTACGGTCCAGTTTTGGTATCGATATTTCCAACAGCCAGCAGGGCATTTTTGAAGGAAAGAATACTACCCTGGCAGGCGTGAACAGCGGGTATTCGCGAGCCGCATTAATTGATGGCAAGAATCGCAACTGGACTTGGGAAAACGTTCTGAACTATACCAAAACCATCAAGGATCATTCCCTTAACGCTATGGTCGGAACCAGTATGATCAGCTACCGAACGGTGAACTTTTCGGGAGAAGGAAAGGATCAGCCGTTTTCGTCCTCGCTCTTTTATAATCTAAATACGAACACAAAAGACATTATCACAACCAGTAGCCTGATCGAGAGTTCGCTCGCATCGGTTTTTGGTCGGTTAAACTATAAGTTCAAAGATCGGTATCTGTTAACCGCTTCGTTACGTGCCGATGGAGCGTCGGTGCTGGCAGAGGGGCATAAATGGGCCTACTTTCCATCGGTGGCAGTTGCCTGGCGTTTGCTGGATGAGTCGTTCATGACCAATACCGGAAACCTGTTTTCTGAAATGAAACTTAGAGCCAGCTACGGGATTTCAGGAAACAGTGCCATTGCGGCTTATCAAACGCAGGGTGGACTTGGCAAAATCGCCTATTCGTTCGATGAAACCCCCGCTTTCGGCTATTGGCCCAAGCTCCTGGCGAACAAAGATTTAGGCTGGGAGAAAACCGCAACGGTCAACGTAGGACTTGACTTTGGTTTCTTCAAAAATCGGCTGACCGGCACTGTTGACGTCTACAATACCAACACCAGCGATCTGTTGATGGATCGGATATTACCCTCGTTGACGGGCTACAGTACTACCGTTTCTAACGTTGGGAAAACCAAAACCCGAGGGGTCGATCTGACTATTTCTACCCGCAATTACACATCGTCAGCGTTCTCCTGGTCAACGGATCTGAACCTGGCGACCTATAAAGAAGAAATTGTGGCCTTGAGCGTAGGGGGCGACGACGTATCTAAAGCGTGGTTCGTTGGCAAACCACTTCGCGTTTTTTACGACTACGAAAAAACGGGCATCTGGCAAACGGCGGAAAAAGATGCAGCCGCTGTTTACAACAAAGTACCGGGTGAGATCAAGGTTCGGGATCAGAACAACGATGGGAAGATTACGGCCAGCAATGATCGGGTTGTACTGGGGCAGGCCTCACCGAAATGGTCGGGCGGTATAACCAACAACTTTACCTATGGCAATGTCAATCTCTCGGTACTGATTTATGCGCGGGTTGGCCAGACGATTTCCAGTCAATATCTCGGCTATTTTTATCCGGGTGGTACAACGGCTGTAGCCGACTACTGGACGCCTGAGAACCCCACCAATGCCTACCCCCGTCCATGGCTGAGTCATACCGACCAGTACCTGTCAACGCTCAGTTATGTCGATGGGTCTTTCTGGAAAATCAAGGACATCCGCCTGAGCTATAACCTACCGAAGAACCTGCTGAAAAAGAGCTCGTTGAGTAATGTAACGATCTATTCGACTGCGAAAAACTTTTTCACATTCAGCAAGCTGAAAGATTACGATCCTGAGCGGGGTGGCTCCGTCGATTTCCCGCTGACCAAACAGCTTATCATTGGCCTTAACGTTAGTTTCTAAACGCCTTAACAGACCTTGTTGATCAGCGACACTGTCTTTCCATAATCATGAAAAAGATCCTCAGCTACCTAGTTCTTTCCACGGTATGTGCCGGGCTTTTGAGCCTGAATGCCTGCTCCGATTTCCTGACTGAAAACAACAAAAATACAGTGACTGCCGATGCCTTTTATAAAACCACAGAAGGCATTGAGAGTCTGGTTAATTCGTGCTACGCACCCACGCGTATTTGGTACGGCAAAACCGTTGGCTATCTGTTGACCGAAGCGGGTACCGACGAAATGCTGTTCGGCAACACGGCCAACGGATCGTATCCCTATTTTGATTATAATTCCAACCTTCAGGCAACAGAAGGCGGGTTGATTTTTGTCTGGAAAAGCTTTTACCGGGGCATAAATGCCGCTAATACGGCTATTGCCCGAATCAAGGAATCGCCTTTACCTGCTAACCTGAAAGCTGTTCGGGAAGCTGAAGTACGATTTCTGAGAGCTTTTTATTACTACCATTTGGTGGAAACTTTCGGCCCGATCCCATTGCGTACACAGGAGACGACGGCCCCCGAAACAACAGCCCTTAGAGCACCAGTCGATGAGATTTATACGCTTATATTTAGTGACCTGGAAACAGCCCTTACCAATATAAAAGGGGTTGTAGGTCCGCAGGGCGGGCGCGTAACTGAACCAGCCGTGGCAGCTTTTCTAGCGCGCCTATACTTGACCCGCGATAAAAACACCGAAGCGCTGGCTATGGCTGACCGGGTTATTAAAAGCTATGACTTTAAATTGACAGAGAACTATAAGTCACTTTGGGATATAGCGAACAGCAATGGCAGTACCAGCAAGGAAGTTATCTGGTTTGTCAATTACTCCGAAAACAACACTCTTAATGACTTCGGCCGATATGATGATCTGGGCTACTTTTGGCTCTGGGAGGGAGGGCATCATGGGCATTTGATGTTTCTTCCTTATTTCAATGGGCTGAAAGGCTGGCAGTATGATCTGGAGTCAGGTCGGTCGTTGTTGCAGTACATGCCTTCTAAATATTTAGTAGATCTGTACGACGAAACGAAAGACGCACGCTGGGCAGGTTCGTTCCGGACGGTCTGGTGGGCAAACGATGCGACAACGCTGACAGGGGGTATGAAACTGGGCGATACGATTGCCGTGGTATCAAAGCGGGCGGTGTCTGATGCGTATCGCAAGTCGAAACCCTATACCATCTATGATGCCAACGATATCTATCAGGCCAACGGTACACCTACTACTCCTCGATGGCGTTTCGCCGGACTTTGGAAATTCGCGGATCCGTCCCGTTCGGCCAAAGATGTAGTGAATAGCAAACGGGATGCATTCGTTTTCCGACTCTCCGAAATGTACATGATTGCGGCAGAAGCTAGTATGAAGCTGGGGAATACGGGTGCTGCGGCCGATTACGTCAACGTAGTTCGGAAACGGGCAGCGTTACCCGGAAAAAGTGAAGAAATGACCGTGAAAGCTGCTGATATGACACTTGATTTCATGCTGGACGAACGGGCTCGTGAATTTGCTGGTGAACAGCTTCGCTGGTTTGATTTGAAACGAACCGGGAAACTAATCGAACGACTGACGAAGTATAATCTGGACGCGGCCGCCAATGTAAGGCCCTATCATTTGATGCGCCCAATTCCCCGTGTTGAAATCGACGTGCTACAAAACAAAACCGAATTTGTCCAGAATCCAGGCTATAACTAATAAGTGGTATTAACGTTACTGCCTAATACTGTACGTTGTCAAATGAAAGTGGACAAATGAGGTGAAAAGGGGAGAAGACAATTCCATACTCTCACTGGCGACCCAGTGGTTTCACCTGAAGAACCTTAGTAATGTCTACTTTCATTTGACGACGTACACTGGGCAAGGTTATTTATTGAGTAGATCTATTCGCATTTCGACAGTCAAGCCAAAATCATCCTTGGTAGATCCGGCTTGGCTTATAAGTCAAAGCTCAGTAGAGTTTATAAGAACGAGGCTAATCACTCCCCATCTATATCTATATACTGTGTAACCTAAGTAAATAAAGCTCCTGTTGACACCTATGAATTGTACAACATTCTACAGACCGCGATGAGGCTCAATAAACATGACCAAATATGTTGCAGTGAAACAAAAAAAGCACTTAACAGTGTTGTTAAGTGCTTGATTATCAAGAGCCTCCTATAGGACTTGAACCTACGACCCCTTCATTACGAATGAAGTGCTCTACCAACTGAGCTAAGGAGGCTTTTTCTGCTTTTGAGAGTGCAAATATAACAGAGTTGAATTTAAGAACGCAAGTATCCGTTCTATTTTTGGTAAATTTGCACCCATGATTTCCATTACGAACCTATCGTACTATCTCGGTAGCCGGGCTTTATACGAAAATGCCTCGCTACATATCAAGCCAAACCAGAAGATCGGCCTAATCGGCCTCAATGGTACCGGCAAGTCAACGTTACTCCGTATCATCAATGGTGAGTATCAACCCGATGGAGGAATTATTTCCAAAGCGGGCGATGTTTCGATCGGTTTCCTGAATCAGGATTTGCTGTCGTACCAAACCGACGAGTCAATTCTGGCCGTAGCCATGCAGGCATTTGCCCGGCAAAATGAGTTGCAAATCAAGATTGAGGAACTGCTCCAGCAGATGGAGACAAACTATACCGATGATCTGGTTGATAAATTAGGAAAGGCGCAGGAAGAGTTCGACGCGCTGGACGGCTATACAATCCAGTCGAGAGCCGAAGAGATTCTGGAAGGGCTTGGGTTCTCAACCGAAGAACTGAGTAAACCCTTGAAGCTATTCTCCGGAGGCTGGCGGATGCGCGTAATGCTCGCTAAACTGCTGCTTGAAAAGCCTTCTTTACTGATGCTCGATGAGCCAACCAACCACCTGGACTTACCGTCTATTCAGTGGGTTGAAAAGTACGTTCAGAATTACGAAGGGTCTGTCATTGTGGTCTCCCACGATAGAGAGTTCGTGGATAATGTGGTGGATACCATTGTTGAAGTGTCGGGCGCAAAATTGAATTATTATGCGGGCGACTACTCTTACTATATGGAGGAGAAGAGCCTGCGGAATGAGATTCAGAAGGGCGCATTTGAAAACCAGCAGGCTAAAATTCGCCAGACAGAGCGGTTTATCGAACGGTTTAAGGCGAAAGCATCAAAGGCGAAACAGGCGCAAAGCCGGGTTAAACAACTCGAACGTATGGAGCTTGTCGATGACGTGATCGACAGCAGCGCACGGGTTAACTTTAAATTCAACTTCTCTCAGCAACCCGGTCGGCATATTCTGCACCTGGATGATATATCGAAGGCTTACGGCCCCAAACGTATTCTGACCCACTCGACGGCCCGGCTCGAACGGGGTGATAAAGTGGCATTGATTGGTGCCAATGGACGCGGTAAATCGACGTTGCTGCGCATTATTTCCGGATCAGAACCTGTTGACGGTGAGCGTGTTTTGGGCTATAATGTTTCGTTTAGCTTCTATGCGCAGCACCAGCTTGAGTCGCTTCGGGTGGAGGATTCGATGCTGGAAGAGCTCAAACAGGCAAACCCATCGAAATCGGATGGTGAACTGCGGGGTGTATTAGGTTGCTTCCTGTTCTCGGGTGATGACGTATTCAAGAAAATCAAAGTGCTGTCGGGGGGAGAGAAATCGCGTGTAGCCCTGGCCAAAGTACTGCTCTCACAAGCGAATTTCCTGTTGCTCGACGAACCGACCAACCACTTGGATATGCAGTCGGTGAATATCCTGATTCAGGCACTGCAGCAGTATGAAGGTACGTATGTGGTTGTTTCCCACGACCGGTATTTCGTGTCGCAGATTGCCAATAAAATCTGGTACATCGAAGACGAGCAGATCAAAGAGTATCCGGGCACCTACGACGAGTATGAGTGGTGGCAGGAGGAGCGCAAAGCACAGGGAATAACGTCGTCCAAACAACCAGTAGACAATTCGAAACTACAACCCGTAACCAGCCCGGCTCCCGTTTCGAGCGGCCAGATTGCGAACGGGAAGTCTACGAATGGTCGGATATCGGAAGATGAACGGAAAGAGTGGCACAAGACACTGAAGGTATTGACCCGCCAGGCCGAAGAAGCCGAAACGAAAATTAGTCACTTGGAAAGCCGAAAAAAGAAGCTGGAAACCGAACTGGCTGATCCCGCAACTTATGGCGACGATAAGCTGATGCAGGCCAAGAATGATGAATATCGGCACGTAATGGCCCAGATCAATCAGCTTCAGGATGAGTGGGAAACCGCTATGACAGAAGCCGAAGTTTGGGAGAAGAAGCTGGCGTAAGGTTTACAGTATTCAGGTTGTGGGTTACGGTTGGCTAATAAATACCGTACACTAAATACTATAATTATTAATCGCTCATATCGTACAAATAAAATATATTATATTTTATTTGTACGATATGAGCGATTATCGTAAAGGGCGGGGAGCGCAGTTCAATTTGGCCAATTCATTTTTGGCTCATCAGTACGAACCCGACAATTTAGGAGATGCGTTCGATGATGATTTCCCTGCCCCAACAGTAAAGACACAGTTTTTTGAAGAAACTCCCAAGCAGATTATTAGTCGGCCAAACAGCCCTGATATTGGCTTTCAAGCATCTATTAACCCTTACCAGGGTTGTGAACACGGCTGCATTTACTGTTACGCCCGATCCACACATGAGTACTGGGGTTTTTCGGCCGGTCTGGATTTTGAGAGTAAGATTATGGTGAAGAAAAATGCACCTGCCTTACTTGAAAAGCAGTTTCAGTCGCGGACCTATAAACCAGTCACCATCCACTTTTCCGGCAACACCGATTGTTACCAACCCGCTGAACGAACGTATCAACTGACGCGGCAGATCCTGGCGCTTTGCCTTCGCTATCGGAATCCGGTTACTATTATCACCAAAAACGCGCTCATTCTCCGCGATCTGGATATTCTAAAACCATTGGCCGAACTCAATCTGGTGAATGTGGCGATCACGATCACGACGCTGAACGAATCGCTCCGATTACTGATGGAACCCCGTACGGTTACGGCTGCCCAGCGCTTAAAAACGATGGGTGCTTTGCATCAGGCGGGTGTCCCCGTGGGTATCATGACAGCTCCGATCATTCCCAGCCTGAACGACCACGAAATTCCAAAATTGGTTGAACAAGCTGCCGGACAGGGTGCTTGCTGGGCCGCTTATACCGTTGTGCGGTTGAATGGGGCGCTTGGCCCGCTGTTTACTGATTGGCTCAAGAAAGCCT contains:
- a CDS encoding alpha/beta hydrolase, with the protein product MRTIGLLIILLIISENYVTAQDFIPLWPAGNMPNTKGMALQDSIANERVYRVGTPGMYAFFPSAQENKGAAVVICPGGGYERLAYVISGWQLAKWFNTMGISAFVLNYRLPNSPDLKQRELGPLQDAQRAIRFIRANAKKWGIRPDRIGSMGSSAGGHLAALLATNTTDVSAVSDSISRQSFRPDFALLISPVITMGQYAHAGSRKNLLGPNPSIDLLKTYSLENAVTTTTPPCFLTHAYNDTVVDQRNSLLFYQALIDKKIPASLHIFPQGGHAIALRNNPGSTQQWTTLCESWLREMNLLTDVK
- a CDS encoding sigma-70 family RNA polymerase sigma factor — translated: MEYKTLPDAVLLIYLKQGDESAFQEIYVRYWRKLFTIARNKLPSTDSPEDMVQDLFVKLWEQRRNLLIENLGAYLHMSLKYAIINLFKARLVREKYVEHAQSFLPNEQSTEEQIALNDLMATIEHQLNDFPEKTRQIFRLNRLEYKSAKEISDQLGIPERTVEYHINLSLKLLRPLLQDYLVLAIVFYVC
- a CDS encoding FecR family protein produces the protein MSRKEFGFLLQQYLDGKCSEDERAFVEHWYGIVQNKDREPLQETDFQALEPLLWQQIQSRTQSPKVIPMPVSSPRRQFSYPWMAVAASIVLVLLAGWWFYRQQGGLLTYENEISQEIDHADWQQRTNSSDKAEVIQLSDGSQVRLAPQSSIQYPAKFAADKREIALKGEAFFSVQKMPTRPFYVYTGTVVTKVLGTSFLVKTQATTKQVVVEVATGRVAVYKQTKVAETATATNAIVLSPNQKATYSPENQQFVTGLVERPQVISAEKSVTQPRSFEFDDVPLRRVIVQLEEAYGLTIKLENENQNECPLTADLSNLSLYAQLDMICAATKSSYTVQGTTILISGKGCANL
- a CDS encoding TonB-dependent receptor, with translation MKIFDSALLSWSCSRRIPIFLLLMKLSVIQLFFFVTFVGLSYGFDGNAQELLNKSISLHTEGQRLRYVIGQIEKQTSVKFVYSSRNIGVDRPVTIHLTNVKLSDALEQLLKPLNLTYQLINGHIVLDSIVQDAESKAEAALPEPEAADQVITGTISDEKEEKLPGVSIVIKGTTRGTTSDAKGQFKLTVPTGEVTLTLSFVGYKSQDIAVGNQSTLTISMQPDQNSLNEVVVVGYGQVQKRDLTGSVVSIKEAQITSTPVVNALETLQGKVAGMDLTRSSGETGAPLNLTIRGNRSLNDSNQPLILVDGIQYGSYIDINPNDIASVDVLKDASSTAIYGSRGANGVILITTKSGKVGKTKVEFNNYYGINDPVAYQHVTNTDQYVAMTREAYRAAGQWSSPADDEKIFNIQMDNIRKGINTDWVSLMLRSGSVQNNHIAISGGNEKTKFRLSTEYFNERGLLKYDQLRRFVQHLNLDHQILNNLKVGMVLNFNSSTQQRRNTSFWNLQKNSSLGIPYNEDGSIKTYPFPGSLVYNPLLDESPDNYSNLTTSSRIFMLGFGEWSILKNLSLRSSFGIDISNSQQGIFEGKNTTLAGVNSGYSRAALIDGKNRNWTWENVLNYTKTIKDHSLNAMVGTSMISYRTVNFSGEGKDQPFSSSLFYNLNTNTKDIITTSSLIESSLASVFGRLNYKFKDRYLLTASLRADGASVLAEGHKWAYFPSVAVAWRLLDESFMTNTGNLFSEMKLRASYGISGNSAIAAYQTQGGLGKIAYSFDETPAFGYWPKLLANKDLGWEKTATVNVGLDFGFFKNRLTGTVDVYNTNTSDLLMDRILPSLTGYSTTVSNVGKTKTRGVDLTISTRNYTSSAFSWSTDLNLATYKEEIVALSVGGDDVSKAWFVGKPLRVFYDYEKTGIWQTAEKDAAAVYNKVPGEIKVRDQNNDGKITASNDRVVLGQASPKWSGGITNNFTYGNVNLSVLIYARVGQTISSQYLGYFYPGGTTAVADYWTPENPTNAYPRPWLSHTDQYLSTLSYVDGSFWKIKDIRLSYNLPKNLLKKSSLSNVTIYSTAKNFFTFSKLKDYDPERGGSVDFPLTKQLIIGLNVSF
- a CDS encoding RagB/SusD family nutrient uptake outer membrane protein, whose translation is MKKILSYLVLSTVCAGLLSLNACSDFLTENNKNTVTADAFYKTTEGIESLVNSCYAPTRIWYGKTVGYLLTEAGTDEMLFGNTANGSYPYFDYNSNLQATEGGLIFVWKSFYRGINAANTAIARIKESPLPANLKAVREAEVRFLRAFYYYHLVETFGPIPLRTQETTAPETTALRAPVDEIYTLIFSDLETALTNIKGVVGPQGGRVTEPAVAAFLARLYLTRDKNTEALAMADRVIKSYDFKLTENYKSLWDIANSNGSTSKEVIWFVNYSENNTLNDFGRYDDLGYFWLWEGGHHGHLMFLPYFNGLKGWQYDLESGRSLLQYMPSKYLVDLYDETKDARWAGSFRTVWWANDATTLTGGMKLGDTIAVVSKRAVSDAYRKSKPYTIYDANDIYQANGTPTTPRWRFAGLWKFADPSRSAKDVVNSKRDAFVFRLSEMYMIAAEASMKLGNTGAAADYVNVVRKRAALPGKSEEMTVKAADMTLDFMLDERAREFAGEQLRWFDLKRTGKLIERLTKYNLDAAANVRPYHLMRPIPRVEIDVLQNKTEFVQNPGYN
- a CDS encoding ABC-F family ATP-binding cassette domain-containing protein; amino-acid sequence: MISITNLSYYLGSRALYENASLHIKPNQKIGLIGLNGTGKSTLLRIINGEYQPDGGIISKAGDVSIGFLNQDLLSYQTDESILAVAMQAFARQNELQIKIEELLQQMETNYTDDLVDKLGKAQEEFDALDGYTIQSRAEEILEGLGFSTEELSKPLKLFSGGWRMRVMLAKLLLEKPSLLMLDEPTNHLDLPSIQWVEKYVQNYEGSVIVVSHDREFVDNVVDTIVEVSGAKLNYYAGDYSYYMEEKSLRNEIQKGAFENQQAKIRQTERFIERFKAKASKAKQAQSRVKQLERMELVDDVIDSSARVNFKFNFSQQPGRHILHLDDISKAYGPKRILTHSTARLERGDKVALIGANGRGKSTLLRIISGSEPVDGERVLGYNVSFSFYAQHQLESLRVEDSMLEELKQANPSKSDGELRGVLGCFLFSGDDVFKKIKVLSGGEKSRVALAKVLLSQANFLLLDEPTNHLDMQSVNILIQALQQYEGTYVVVSHDRYFVSQIANKIWYIEDEQIKEYPGTYDEYEWWQEERKAQGITSSKQPVDNSKLQPVTSPAPVSSGQIANGKSTNGRISEDERKEWHKTLKVLTRQAEEAETKISHLESRKKKLETELADPATYGDDKLMQAKNDEYRHVMAQINQLQDEWETAMTEAEVWEKKLA
- a CDS encoding PA0069 family radical SAM protein, yielding MSDYRKGRGAQFNLANSFLAHQYEPDNLGDAFDDDFPAPTVKTQFFEETPKQIISRPNSPDIGFQASINPYQGCEHGCIYCYARSTHEYWGFSAGLDFESKIMVKKNAPALLEKQFQSRTYKPVTIHFSGNTDCYQPAERTYQLTRQILALCLRYRNPVTIITKNALILRDLDILKPLAELNLVNVAITITTLNESLRLLMEPRTVTAAQRLKTMGALHQAGVPVGIMTAPIIPSLNDHEIPKLVEQAAGQGACWAAYTVVRLNGALGPLFTDWLKKAFPDRADRILNQIADCHGGQLTDSRFKTRMSGEGAYANHIAQLHRIACQKYLANRKPVELTTTLFRPAGQLDLFN